The stretch of DNA GACAAGATTGCAAAGAACGACCTCGGCGCCGGAATCGAAACTGACCTGGGGGGGCAGTCGCGCGAATTCCGCGAATCGAGTTCCGCCCTTTATTTCCTTTTCCTCTTCGCGGTCGTCTTTATCTATCTGGTGCTGGCGGCGCAGTTTGAAAGTTTTATTCACCCCCTGACCATTCTTCTCTCTGTCCCTCTGGCGGTGGTCGGCGCCCTGATTTCGCTTCTGCTGTTCGGCCAGACGATGAATATCTATTCCCAGATAGGGCTTATCATGTTAATCGGTCTGGTGACCAAGAACGCCATTTTGATTGTCGAATATTCCAATCAACTTCGTCAAAAAGGGCAAGAGCTTCTCGAGGCGGTTGTCTCGGCATCGGCGATTCGTCTCCGGCCGATTCTCATGACCTCTTTTTCCACGGTCTTCGGCATTCTCCCCATTGCCATCGGCTTGGGAGCCGGGGCGGAAGCGCGACGTCCCCTCGGTATCGCTGTCGTCGGCGGTGTCCTCTTTTCCACCTTCATGACGCTCCTTCTGGTGCCGGTGATGTACACTCTCCTGGCGCGATTTACCAAAGAGAGCGCCATTGGAGAAGAAGAAGCCGCGCCTATGGAAATGGCGGAAGAAGTCAAAGTCACTTCGCTCCACACCCCCCATCTCGCGCAAGGGGAGAGTTCCTGATAAGGCGATATAGCCTTCTGATTGATGAAAGGACGTTAGCGGGATGTCATGACTATTTAGGTCCTGACATCCCTTTCTTGTCTCTGCCGAACATAAAGTGGCATATTCAACTGCCGTCCGATATTTGTCGATATAAGTTGTAGTACAATTCTTGAATCTCCAAACGGAATACCGGAGGATTCATTCTGATTAAATATGAATACATACTGGAAGCGCGGGACCAGATGCATCCCGAGATTATCCGCACCCCGCTTCAAATCTGGCGGCACGGCTCCTCTGCAACCGGGAAGACCGTCCAGGTCAAGCTGGAGACACTCCAGCGAACCGGCTCCTTCAAGGCCCGCGGCGCCTGGAATCGAATCCGACTGCTCCGACCCGCCGAAAGAAAAGCCGGAGTCATCTGTGCCTCCGCCGGTAATCACGCCCAGGGAGTTGCCCTGGCATCCTCCTTCCTGAATATCAGGGCAACAATCGTCATGCCCCTCAGCACACCCGAAATAAAAATCATCCAAACCCGCCTTTACGGCGAGCCGGAAATTATCTTGTACGGAAAAAGTCTCTCGGAAGCGTATCATCATGCTCTTGCCCTCCAAAAAGAGCGCGGCTCCATTTTCATCCCGCCGTATGATGATGATGCCGTCATCGCCGGACAGGCGACCCTGGGCCTCGAGATTCTCGAGCAATGGCCCGATGTCGACACCATTGTTGTCCCGGTCGGGGGTGGCGGTCTGATTGCCGGAATCGCTACCGCCGTATTGACTCATCATGATGATATTCGCGTCGTCGGCGTCCAGTCTGATAAGGCTGATGCCGCCGCCCGTTCCATGGAACAGAACGGACGAGTCGCCATCGCCCACGCTGAGACTATTGCCGATGGCATCAATGTCGCCGAGATAGGGGAAAAGCCGTTCGAAATCCTGCGAAAATTCCATGTGCCCGTCATCCGCGTTAACGATGAAGAGATTTGCTTCGCCATTACCGCCCTCTGTCAGACCGCCAAACTGGTGGTCGAGCCGGCCGGTGCCGCCCCGGCCGCCGCTATCTTGTTTCACCCCGAATCTTTCGAATCAAGCCGCAAAATAGTCTGCGTGCTTTCCGGCGCCAATATCAATATCTCCCGCTTCGCTGAGATTCTCAAATCCCACCCCACCGTCATTAGATGAAATATTAGTTGGAAGATTTATAAATCACAGGGATTTCGACACTTGTGACTCGACCGGTCGATAAACTTCTGTCTTCTTCAAGAAGGCTGGGATGAATTGTCCCCAAATAAAAACGGAGAGGCTGGGATTTGAACCCAGGGTCCGCTCACGCGGACAACGGTTTTTCCGCCACGGCGGACTCGCTGCGGCGAGCGAGACCGCCCCGATCACTCTGACTTGCCGAGCCTTCTTTTAAGCCAATCCCTGCCTGCCCCGGTCTTCAAGTACATCTCCCGCCTTCTGGCATCAGCATAACTCTCAAACTCCTCATACATGACCAGGTCAACCGGTCTTCGATGTTTCGTTGTCTTCACTTTCCCCATTTGATGCGAACGTAATCGACTATCCAAGTTCCGGGTCGACCCGACATATATCTTGTCATCGCAGCACCGGAGCGCATAAACAAATCCCTTGGCCTTTCCAGTGTCGCCTTTAATCCCTTCACTGGCTTCTTCAGGCATATCTCTATCCCCAAAATGCACGTGGAATTACATCAAATAAAAACGGAGAGGCTGGGATTTGAACCCAGGGTCCGCTCACGCGGACAACGGTTTTTCCGCCACGGCGGACTCGCTGCGGCGAGCGAGACCGCCCCGATCACTCTGACTTGCCGAGCCTTCTTTTAAGCCAATCCCTGCCTGCCCCGGTCTTCAAGTACATCTCCCGCCTTCTGGCATCAGCATAACTCTCAAACTCCTCATACATGACCAGGTCAACCGGTCTTCGATGTTTCGTTGTCTTCACTTTCCCCATTTGATGCGAACGTAATCGACTATCCAAGTTCCGGGTCGACCCGACATATATCTTGTCATCGCAGCACCGGAGCGCATAAACAAATCCCTTGGCCTTTCCAGTGTCGCCTTTAATCCCTTCACTGGCTTCTTCAGGCATATCTCTATCCCCAAAATGCACGTGGAATTACATCAAATAAAAACGGAGAGGCTGGGATTTGAACCCAGGGTCCGCTCACGCGGACAACGGTTTTCGAGACCGCCCCGATCGGCCACTCTGGCACCTCTCCATTTTCAAGAATATCTAAAATTCACCCCCAATTTATAAATTCGTTCCCCCTTGTAAAGCCTAAATTTCCGGCCTTTTTACGGACGTATCAGAATCCCTTTTAGGCAGGAAATTTTTCTGTCATCGGGAATGAATTCGTCACTTCAGGCGCAACAACCGCCCTTCCTCTACATGCTTCTCCTGCGCCTCCAGAACTTTTTCCAGAAAGCCGAGCCTTGGTCTTATCAGCTGAAAGGCGCTAAAAGAGAGAAAGACAAAGAAGAAAAGATGCACGAATTCTCCCCCCAGAAAATAAAACGCCAGCCCATACACCGCTATCGCCGTTACCAGTGAGTAACAGATAAGAGAATTCCGGAATACCCCGGCCGCAAAATCATCGGAAAAGCTCTCTTTCGCCCGTATCATCGGGGCAAAGAAAAGTCTTCGCTTCAGGAAATATGCCGCCAGGCCATCAGCAATCGCCACCGCTGTCAAAACCCAGAAGACCAGATTCAGGTCTGTCTCCTGAAGCGGCATATCTCGGCCGCTGGATTTGTCCAGGTAGTACGCCACTCCCAGAAATATCGCCGGAGTCAGAATATTCATAAACAGCCCGAAATAGAGCGGTCGCATCAGCACGGCATTCAGGTCAACATTAAATTTGTTCAATTTATCTTCTCCTTCCTCCGGCGCACCTCTTTGAAAAATATCTGCATCAACTCCGTCGCCTCTTTTTCCATCACGCCGGATATAATTTCGATTCTATGATTCAGCCTTTTGTCGATCGGGACCTCGAATATAGTTCCGCAAGCCCCAAAGCGGATATCTTTTGCCCCATAGACAATCGTCTTGATTCGCGACAGCACCGCCGCGCCGGCGCACATGGCGCAGGGCTCTATCGTGCAGTAAAGCACCGCTTCTTCCAGCCGCCAGTCCCCGATATGCTCCGCCGCCGAGGTAATCGCCAGCATTTCGGCATGCGCGGTGGCGTCCTTGAGCGCTTCGGTGCGGTTATGCCCGCGGCCTATAATGATGCCGCGATGCACGACCACCGCGCCGACCGGCACCTCCGATTCCTCGAATGCTTTCTGCGCTTCTCGAAGCGCCTGCTCCATGAAATATTGGTGGTCAATGGGCGGCATGAAGAGAATATGTTTTAAGATTATATTGATGGCAACAAGATTATGAATACGCCCCCGTATCCTGCAGGGCACGAGCCCTCCGGGCAATACCGCAGGCGGCTCGTGCCATTTTTGTTCTGATTCTATTTCCGGTGGTCGGTTAATCGTGACAGGCTGGTCGCCAGACCCGCCTGATTCTATGACGGTCGGTCCTAAGACCGACCGGGCACCCAGAG from Candidatus Zixiibacteriota bacterium encodes:
- a CDS encoding efflux RND transporter permease subunit: TDRATPETIDELYLRGRGGLVQLASVVSINETVAPKELNHFNRVRSATITANLAPGFSLGQALDDLDKIAKNDLGAGIETDLGGQSREFRESSSALYFLFLFAVVFIYLVLAAQFESFIHPLTILLSVPLAVVGALISLLLFGQTMNIYSQIGLIMLIGLVTKNAILIVEYSNQLRQKGQELLEAVVSASAIRLRPILMTSFSTVFGILPIAIGLGAGAEARRPLGIAVVGGVLFSTFMTLLLVPVMYTLLARFTKESAIGEEEAAPMEMAEEVKVTSLHTPHLAQGESS
- a CDS encoding GIY-YIG nuclease family protein, giving the protein MPEEASEGIKGDTGKAKGFVYALRCCDDKIYVGSTRNLDSRLRSHQMGKVKTTKHRRPVDLVMYEEFESYADARRREMYLKTGAGRDWLKRRLGKSE
- a CDS encoding threonine/serine dehydratase; the protein is MHPEIIRTPLQIWRHGSSATGKTVQVKLETLQRTGSFKARGAWNRIRLLRPAERKAGVICASAGNHAQGVALASSFLNIRATIVMPLSTPEIKIIQTRLYGEPEIILYGKSLSEAYHHALALQKERGSIFIPPYDDDAVIAGQATLGLEILEQWPDVDTIVVPVGGGGLIAGIATAVLTHHDDIRVVGVQSDKADAAARSMEQNGRVAIAHAETIADGINVAEIGEKPFEILRKFHVPVIRVNDEEICFAITALCQTAKLVVEPAGAAPAAAILFHPESFESSRKIVCVLSGANINISRFAEILKSHPTVIR
- the tadA gene encoding tRNA adenosine(34) deaminase TadA, which produces MPCRIRGRIHNLVAINIILKHILFMPPIDHQYFMEQALREAQKAFEESEVPVGAVVVHRGIIIGRGHNRTEALKDATAHAEMLAITSAAEHIGDWRLEEAVLYCTIEPCAMCAGAAVLSRIKTIVYGAKDIRFGACGTIFEVPIDKRLNHRIEIISGVMEKEATELMQIFFKEVRRRKEKIN